From Aspergillus fumigatus Af293 chromosome 5, whole genome shotgun sequence, a single genomic window includes:
- a CDS encoding class V chitinase Chi100, with product MRLPSLAAAVPLAAVWASSDPLAFSSTANDAVNAFLASLSVSTVSKTVAGSPTDLASARAAVLAGNYTSRLHHQGRDRCPVGCSSAGVDTSAWFVYGSLDRLDRACNRSMLLDFALVNPIDDEKSHVAISACTADYAGLSDNNAPASSGSACALKGVALTKTTLSLQLASSGASSSTHAADVAAALEQLRAFATLSDTGCNETIKYAYSRDVVVGVYAGSGLAGQGVLGAVLQKLSAQVKDDGGVAERLSVEMCRNVSSRYSLGVLVNTKGDLGAVQRGLQASKNGHCVSTETRTTGSDWQTLTYLVPAATNITRPTNNSTKLVSTRATECRTIQVESGDSCASLATECGITPAQFTQYNPSSSLCSSLTPGKHVCCTAGTLPDFTPQPGADGYCYSYLVKTGDSCASLAAAYDLTNEEIESFNKETWGWNGCEKLFADYNICLSTGYPPMPAPIANAVCGPQVNDTAKAPPGTDLSTLNQCPLNACCNIWGQCGTTGDFCTPSNSSTGAPGTAAPGQNGCISNCGMDIITSSAPAETYSIAYFEAFSWKRSCLRMSVTSIDTSAYTHIHYSFITLNEDLSINIDEVADQLPLFKGMVGIKKIVSVGGWAFSTEPATYQIFRNAVATQANRKTLVSNIIRFLDDYSLDGVDWDWEYPAEPDIPGIPAGTEADTTGFFLLLNELKQEMPAGKTVSVTAPASFWYLQYFPIEALSLVVDYVVYMTYDLHGQWDYINKYATPGCPSYDQGLGNCLRSHVNLTETINSLSMITKAGVPSNMIVVGVSSYGRSFKMSTPGCWTEQCTYTGPDSGAYPGRCTNTSGYIADYEIREIIRQNPTVQELWDASSYSNIVVFNDTEWVAYMDEDNKATRKALYPGLAFLGTADWAVDLQSETGGGSGSNPNSSSGGTIYVNPDIWNSAAPVVTAPPGASLIWPPMPLSTPTTITFPPWTTTISYSSLTTRTSTLSDGTTSTYPAYVYESWLTVITIPPLTTTAIDVWGVSLPSSASSSSTGGPVPIILTSSVQPPPFTVTVTPVISGTTSIIGATETTTLSLDPIIWGSSTYSPPVETRSLGGSTTVIGGTTLPPTPITVTPNPHPTTTPDPGSTDPALNSKKPSWTPGKPPTPTAEPGCPGCGTRCLLFCNPDCPFCPPGAFGPPGGGGGDNNNNDDDDDDDEDPDHEGAQYTIVFDSMNDDPFPTAFVGAADLSSVDAEVMSRVSSAWGLSTTTTTTTTTTTKPTTTTTTEKPTPTPTADCMFWDSIFYYTFEIYNIDGWVSDGGDSLHDEEGGCGALTGWEWHEESSDHYAYVYFNLPFFMKAGCVERAIVSAGGPKISCQGGGVGPTKREVNVDVDFDIEDEDEDVWISLDARGNGKTLDTPVFPSWTNEQLQEFQTFYEAINMQSGTAEKTYVPMTWGGTSTSPMTTSA from the exons ATGAGACTACCATCGCTGGCGGCTGCTGTGCCCTTGGCAGCTGTCTGGGCTTCCTCAGACCCTCTGGCATTCAGCAGCACTGCCAATGATGCGGTCAACGCTTTTCTGGCGTCCCTTTCTGTCAGCACCGTCTCTAAAACTGTTGCTGGCAGTCCAACCGACCTGGCAAGTGCGCGAGCCGCCGTCCTCGCCGGGAACTACACCTCGCGGCTGCATCACCAGGGCCGAGATAGGTGCCCCGTAGGGTGTAGCAGTGCTGGTGTCGATACCAGCGCATGGTTCGTGTATGGTAGCCTCGACCGTCTCGACAGGGCGTGCAACAGGTCCATGCTCCTGGATTTTGCGCTGGTCAACCCCATTGATGACGAAAAGTCGCATGTCGCCATTTCTGCGTGTACCGCGGACTATGCAGGACTGTCGGATAATAACGCGCCTGCTTCATCCGGTTCTGCCTGCGCTTTGAAGGGCGTGGCGCTGACCAAGACGACATTGTCTTTGCAGTTGGCATCTTCGGGGGCTTCGTCTTCGACACACGCGGCTGATGTCGCCGCTGCTCTGGAACAACTGCGGGCATTTGCAACCCTGTCCGATACCGGCTGCAACGAGACCATCAAGTACGCCTACTCCCGCGACGTGGTTGTGGGGGTGTACGCTGGTTCGGGCCTGGCTGGCCAGGGGGTGCTCGGCGCGGTTCTCCAGAAGCTCAGCGCTCAAGTCAAAGATGACGGCGGCGTTGCCGAGAGACTGTCGGTAGAAATGTGCCGCAATGTCTCGTCCCGGTACTCATTGGGTGTTCTGGTCAATACCAAGGGCGACCTGGGTGCGGTCCAGCGTGGGCTGCAGGCATCCAAGAACGGCCACTGTGTGTCCACGGAGACCAGGACGACTGGCTCGGACTGGCAGACACTGACCTATCTTGTCCCGGCTGCCACCAACATCACCCGGCCCACTAACAACTCGACCAAGCTCGTCTCAACCCGTGCCACCGAGTGTCGCACCATTCAGGTAGAGTCCGGCGACTCGTGTGCCTCCCTGGCGACCGAATGCGGCATCACGCCGGCACAGTTCACCCAATACAATCCCTCCTCCAGTTTATGCTCAAGTTTGACCCCAGGCAAGCATGTCTGCTGTACGGCCGGTACCCTTCCAGACTTCACGCCACAGCCCGGCGCGGACGGCTACTGCTACTCGTATCTCGTGAAGACGGGCGACTCGTGCGCATCCCTTGCAGCGGCCTACGACCTCACGAATGAGGAGATCGAGTCCTTCAACAAGGAGACCTGGGGCTGGAACGGCTGCGAAAAGCTGTTTGCCGACTACAACATCTGCCTCAGCACTGGCTACCCGCCCATGCCAGCGCCCATTGCGAACGCTGTCTGCGGACCGCAGGTCAATGACACGGCCAAAGCACCCCCGGGGACGGACCTGAGCACCCTGAACCAGTGCCCGTTGAATGCCTGCTGCAATATCTGGGGCCAATGCGGAACGACGGGAGACTTCTGCACGCCTTCCAACTCGTCCACGGGGGCTCCCGGCACGGCTGCCCCGGGCCAGAACGGCTGCATCTCCAACTGCGGCATGGATATCATCACGTCCAGCGCACCCGCCGAAACGTACAGCATTGCTTACTTCGAAGCCTTCAGCTGGAAACGCTCCTGCCTGCGCATGTCCGTCACTAGCATTGACACTTCCGCCTATACGCACATCCACTATTCCTTCATCACGCTGAACGAGGACTTGTCCATCAACATCGATGAAGTTGCTGACCAGCTGCCCCTCTTCAAGGGGATGGTCGGCATCAAGAAGATTGTTTCTGTTGGCGGCTGGGCGTTCTCGACGGAGCCTGCCACATACCAGATCTTTCGCAATGCGGTGGCCACCCAGGCCAACCGCAAGACGCTGgtctccaacatcatccgGTTCCTAGACGACTACAGCCTCGACGGCGTCGACTGGGACTGGGAATATCCTGCCGAGCCCGACATTCCTGGCATTCCCGCGGGCACCGAGGCCGACACCACCGGGTTCTTCCTGCTGCTGAACGAGCTCAAGCAGGAGATGCCCGCGGGCAAGACGGTCTCCGTCACCGCACCCGCCTCGTTCTGGTACCTCCAGTACTTCCCGATCGAAGCGCTGAGTCTCGTCGTCGACTACGTGGTCTACATGACGTACGATCTCCACGGGCAGTGGGACTACATCAACAAGTACGCAACTCCAGGCTGTCCGTCCTACGACCAGGGGTTGGGCAACTGTCTGCGGTCCCACGTCAATCTCACTGAGACCATCAACTCACTGTCCATGATCACCAAGGCGGGCGTGCCGTCCAACATGATTGTCGTCGGAGTCAGCAGCTACGGCCGCTCGTTCAAGATGAGCACCCCGGGGTGCTGGACCGAGCAATGCACCTACACGGGGCCCGACTCAGGGGCATACCCGGGCCGCTGCACCAACACCTCTGGCTACATCGCCGACTACGAGATCCGTGAGATTATCCGCCAGAATCCCACCGTCCAGGAGCTCTGGGATGCAAGCTCGTACTCCAACATTGTCGTCTTCAATGACACGGAGTGGGTCGCATACATGGACGAGGACAACAAGGCAACGCGCAAAGCCCTGTACCCGGGGCTCGCCTTCCTGGGAACTGCAGACTGGGCTGTCGACTTGCAGTCCGAGACTGGCGGTGGAAGTGGCTCAAACCCTAATTCATCATCCGGCGGGACCATCTATGTCAATCCTGATATCTGGAACTCCGCGGCGCCTGTGGTGACTGCTCCTCCCGGCGCATCGCTCATTTGGCCCCCCATGCCTCTATCTACGCCCACAACCATTACGTTTCCTCCGTGGACGACGACCATCTCGTACTCCAGCCTTACAACGCGCACAAGCACTCTGTCTGACGGCACAACCTCGACGTACCCGGCGTACGTCTATGAGTCGTGGCTGACGGTGATCACGATTCCTCCTT TGACGACTACGGCCATCGATGTCTGGGGCGTTTCCCTTCCTAGCAGcgccagctccagctcgacaGGTGGCCCCGTTCCCATCATCTTGACAAGCTCTGTGCAGCCACCCCCCTTTACCGTTACCGTTACCCC CGTCATAAGCGGCACCACCTCGATCATCGGCGCCACCGAGACCACGACACTTTCCTTGGACCCCATCATCTGGGGCTCCTCGACCTACTCGCCTCCGGTTGAGACGAGGAGTCTGGGTGGAAGTACCACCGTCATTGGCGGGACGACCTTGCCCCCGACACCCATCACTGTCACACCCAACCCGCACCCCACGACCACGCCGGATCCTGGGTCCACGGACCCTGCGCTCAATTCCAAGAAACCCTCCTGGACACCTGGCAAGCCACCGACCCCTACTGCCGAACCGGGCTGTCCTGGGTGCGGCACTCGTT GTCTCCTGTTTTGCAATCCCGACTGCCCCTTCTGTCCCCCGGGTGCATTTGGTCCTCCTGGTGGTGGCGGAGGGGACAATAATAacaacgatgacgacgacgatgacgacgaggaccCTGATCACGAAGGCGCTCAATACACGATTGTGTTTGACTCTATGAATGACGACCCTTTCCCGACAGCTTTTGTCGGTGCAGCAGACCTTTCATCCGTGGATGCTGAGGTCATGTCTCGCGTCAGCTCCGCATGGGGCctcagcaccaccaccaccaccacgacAACTACGACTACGAAGCCGACGACAACAACGACGACGGAAAAGCCCACTCCCACACCGACTGCGGACTGCATGTTCTGGGACAGCATCTTCTATTACACGTTCGAGATCTACAATATCGACGGCTGGGTCTCAGACGGCGGCGACTCGCTGCACGACGAGGAGGGCGGCTGCGGCGCTCTGACGGGCTGGGAATGGCACGAGGAGTCCTCGGACCACTATGCGTATGTATACTTTAACTTGCCTTTCTTCATGAAGGCGGGCTGCGTGGAGAGGGCGATTGTTTCGGCTGGTGGACCGAAGATTTCGTgccaagggggaggggttgGCCCGACAAAGCGAGAAGTCAACGTTGACGTTGACTTTGAcatcgaggacgaggacgaggacgttTGGATCAGCCTGGATGCGCGAGGCAACGGGAAGACGCTGGACACGCCGGTCTTCCCGTCCTGGACAAAtgagcagctgcaagagTTCCAGACGTTCTATGAGGCTATCAACATGCAGTCTGGGACGGCGGAGAAGACCTATGTGCCAATGACCTGGGGGGGCACAAGTACAAGCCCGATGACAACTTCTGCTTAG